In Thermobaculum terrenum ATCC BAA-798, one genomic interval encodes:
- a CDS encoding ADP-ribosylglycohydrolase family protein: MYLGRPFEGWSHERIQRELGEVWYYVHERLGRPLVVTDDDLSGTFTFVRALEDYGPDFTPAEAGRTWLNYVIKERTTLWWGGMGNSTEHTAFLRLLAGVPAPRSGSAELNGRVVAEQIGAQIFVDCWGMVCPGDPERAADLARRAASVSHDGEALHAAAVIAALEAQAFVERDLGRLLDVASSLIPRDSTIHRVIQDVRSWREAEPDWRRARELVEARYGYGLFAGNCHVVPNHALVILALLYGEGDFQRSLMIVNTCGWDTDCNSGNLGCILGIRNGLAGLDAGPDWRGPVRDRLFVVSAAPGEAITDAVRQAYRIANLGRRLAGLQPIVPKGGARYHFELPGAQQGFEAEDSPDARGVAELENVAGHSAHGGRSLAIHLRHLAPGRAARVIAPTFIQPHEKEMPGYSLCSTPTLYPGQTVRARLEADARNTGPVWVRPLVRHYSGGDQLATLLGDPALLPPGEAAEIGWCVPPTDSQPIAQVGLEVTAERPCGGSIYLDYLTWDGEPELLLTLPQGGGMWQRAWLSAADQFGRWWDHPFRVSQGEGTGLVAHGTLEWRDYRVEAKVTVHMARAAGIAARVGGLRRYYALLLCDDGMARLVRCADDWRVLAEAPLAWATHRPYELSLEVRGARLRCWVAGSLLCDVEDEEHLLERGAVGLLCQEGTMSAEWVRVSPARGEP; encoded by the coding sequence GTGTACCTGGGCAGGCCGTTCGAGGGCTGGTCCCACGAGCGCATACAGCGCGAGCTGGGGGAGGTCTGGTACTACGTGCACGAGAGGCTGGGCAGACCCCTGGTCGTCACCGACGACGACCTGTCGGGCACCTTCACCTTCGTCCGGGCCTTGGAGGACTACGGCCCGGACTTCACGCCGGCGGAGGCCGGCCGCACCTGGCTCAACTACGTCATCAAGGAGCGCACGACGCTCTGGTGGGGCGGCATGGGCAACTCCACCGAGCACACGGCCTTCCTACGCCTCCTGGCCGGCGTGCCGGCGCCCCGCAGCGGCTCGGCCGAGCTCAACGGTCGGGTCGTGGCCGAGCAGATAGGGGCCCAGATCTTCGTCGATTGCTGGGGCATGGTCTGCCCCGGCGATCCCGAGCGCGCCGCGGACCTGGCCCGCAGGGCCGCCAGCGTGAGCCACGACGGCGAGGCGCTGCACGCCGCGGCGGTGATCGCCGCCCTGGAGGCACAGGCCTTTGTGGAGCGCGACCTGGGACGGCTGCTGGACGTGGCCTCCTCCCTCATCCCCCGCGACTCGACGATCCACCGGGTGATCCAGGACGTCCGCAGCTGGAGGGAGGCGGAGCCCGATTGGCGGCGCGCTAGGGAGCTCGTCGAGGCCAGGTACGGCTACGGGCTTTTTGCCGGCAACTGCCACGTGGTGCCCAACCACGCCCTGGTCATCCTGGCGCTCCTGTATGGCGAGGGCGACTTCCAAAGGTCCCTGATGATCGTCAACACCTGTGGCTGGGACACGGACTGCAACTCGGGCAACCTGGGCTGCATCCTGGGGATCAGAAACGGCCTGGCTGGCCTGGACGCAGGTCCCGATTGGCGCGGGCCGGTGCGCGACAGGTTGTTTGTGGTCAGCGCCGCTCCCGGGGAGGCCATCACGGACGCGGTGCGGCAGGCCTACAGGATAGCCAACCTGGGCAGGAGGTTGGCCGGCCTGCAGCCGATCGTCCCCAAGGGAGGGGCCCGGTACCACTTCGAGCTGCCCGGTGCCCAGCAGGGCTTCGAGGCGGAAGACTCGCCGGACGCCAGGGGGGTGGCGGAGCTCGAGAACGTGGCGGGGCACAGCGCTCATGGGGGCAGGAGCCTGGCCATCCACCTGCGCCATCTGGCGCCCGGCAGGGCGGCGAGGGTGATCGCGCCGACCTTCATCCAGCCCCACGAGAAGGAGATGCCCGGCTACTCCCTGTGCTCGACGCCCACGCTCTACCCGGGGCAAACGGTCCGCGCTCGGTTGGAGGCCGATGCTCGCAACACCGGGCCGGTGTGGGTGCGACCCTTGGTGAGGCACTACTCGGGGGGCGATCAGCTGGCGACGCTGCTCGGGGACCCAGCCCTCCTGCCTCCCGGGGAAGCCGCGGAGATCGGCTGGTGCGTGCCGCCCACCGACAGCCAGCCCATCGCCCAGGTGGGGCTCGAGGTCACCGCCGAGCGCCCTTGTGGGGGCTCGATCTACTTGGACTACTTGACCTGGGATGGCGAGCCCGAGCTGCTGTTGACCCTCCCTCAGGGGGGTGGGATGTGGCAGAGGGCATGGCTCAGCGCCGCCGACCAGTTCGGTCGCTGGTGGGACCACCCCTTTAGGGTCAGCCAGGGCGAGGGCACCGGCCTGGTGGCGCACGGGACGCTGGAGTGGCGGGACTACCGGGTGGAGGCCAAGGTGACGGTGCACATGGCCCGGGCGGCGGGGATAGCGGCGCGAGTGGGAGGCCTTAGGCGCTACTACGCCCTGCTGCTGTGCGATGATGGCATGGCTCGCCTCGTCAGGTGCGCCGACGACTGGCGCGTGCTGGCCGAGGCCCCCTTGGCGTGGGCCACGCACCGACCCTACGAGCTCTCCCTGGAGGTACGGGGGGCGCGGCTGCGCTGCTGGGTGGCCGGGAGCTTGCTGTGCGACGTGGAGGATGAGGAGCACCTCCTGGAGCGTGGGGCAGTGGGGCTGCTGTGCCAGGAGGGCACGATGTCGGCGGAATGGGTTAGGGTGAGTCCCGCCCGTGGTGAGCCCTAG